The DNA sequence GGATCGGCCCCAAGGGCACCCTGACGCCGCTGCACCGCGATGACACCGACAACCTGTTTGCCCAGGTCTGGGGGCAAAAAACCTTCACCCTCGCCGCCCCCCATCACCGCGAAGCGCTGGGTACTTGGTCCACAGCGCCCCAAGGCGGGCTGGACGGTTGTGACTTCAACCCCGATGCGCCGGACTACCAGCGCTTCCCCCACGCCCGGGACGTGACCTTCCTGCGCGTGACGCTGGAGGCCGGGGATCTGTTGTTCCTGCCGGAAGGCTGGTTCCATCAGGTGGAGTCGGTGTCCACGTCGTTGTCGGTGAATTTCTGGGTGAATTCGGGGCGGGGTTGGTAGCCGCCGAACACTCTGTTTTTGTGAACACAGACCTGTGGCGAGGGAGCTTGCTCCCTCGCCACAGGGTTAGCGTCCAAATGTGGCTGAAGTGTGAAGATCGCTTCACCCAAATGAACTCTGCACGCTTCACGCCAGTCAGCAGGTAAGGCCCTCAGTTCAAGGTGCTAGACCCATGCAGATATCCCTCGCCCAACAAGTCGCCCTCGTCACCGGCGCCAGCTCGGGCATTGGCGCAGGTTCGGCCAGGGCGTTGGCGAACGCCGGGGCCGCTGTGGTGCTCAACTACTATTCCAGCGCTGGTCCGGCCGAAGACCTGGCCCGTGAAATCAATGAAAACGGCGGCCGTGCCATCGCCGTCGGTGCCGACGTCTCGAAGGAAGATGACGTCGAGCGCCTGTTCGCCCAGGCCCTCGACGCCTTTGGCACGCTGGACATCCTGGTGGCCAATTCCGGCCTGCAAAAAGACGCCGCTGCCGTCGACATGAGCCTGGAAGACTGGAACACCGTGATCGGCACCAACCTCACCGGGCAGTTCCTCTGCGCCCGCGCTGCCCTGCGGATTTTCACTCGCCAGGGCATTCGCCAAGGCGTATCCCGGGCCGCTGGCAAGATCATCCACATGAGTTCGGTGCACCAGCGCATTCCCTGGGCCGGCCACGTCAATTACGCCGCATCCAAGGGCGGCGTCGATCTACTGATGCAGAGCCTGGCCCAGGAAACCAGCCATCAGCGCATCCGCATCAACAGCATCGCCCCCGGCGCCATCCGCACGGCCATCAACCGCGACGCCACCGAAGGCGCACAGGAGCAGAAACTGCTGGAGCTGATTCCTTATGGTCGCGTGGGCGACGTGGAGGACGTCGCCAATGCGGTGGTCTGGCTGGCGTCGGATTTTTCCGATTACGTGGTAGGCACCACGTTGTTCATCGATGGCGGGATGAGCCTTTACCCGGGGTTTCGCGGCAATGGCTAATGATCACGAACCACAAAGTCCTATCGAGAACCACGGCATCATTGGCGACATGCGCACCGCCGCGCTGGTCAACGACCGCGGCAGCGTCGACTTTTTCTGTTGGCCGGAATTCGACAGCCCGTCGATCTTTTGCTCGCTGCTGGACACCCCCGAAGCGGGGATTTTCCAACTCGCGCCAGACCTGCCTGAAGCTCGTCGCCAACAAATCTACCTGCCCGACACCAACGTGCTGCAAACCCGCTGGCTGAGCGACGGCGCCGTGGTGGAAGTCACCGACCTGCTGCCCATCGGTGACAGCGAGGATGATTTGCCGGTGTTGATGCGCCGGGTCCGCAT is a window from the Pseudomonas brassicacearum genome containing:
- a CDS encoding SDR family oxidoreductase — protein: MQISLAQQVALVTGASSGIGAGSARALANAGAAVVLNYYSSAGPAEDLAREINENGGRAIAVGADVSKEDDVERLFAQALDAFGTLDILVANSGLQKDAAAVDMSLEDWNTVIGTNLTGQFLCARAALRIFTRQGIRQGVSRAAGKIIHMSSVHQRIPWAGHVNYAASKGGVDLLMQSLAQETSHQRIRINSIAPGAIRTAINRDATEGAQEQKLLELIPYGRVGDVEDVANAVVWLASDFSDYVVGTTLFIDGGMSLYPGFRGNG